TTTAAATTATTCCTCGATTTAAGTATTGTTTACCTCTTGCAATGGTCACAGTGGGAGAACCTGCCAGCTGATTCTCGTGTGAGAGTGTGGCACGACCTGCAGCCTGTGGTTCAGAATCTGCCACTGGCCCAGACTCGATACAAACCACTTCGACCTGTGGAGACTGAGCTCTTGTCTCAAAATTTTCCGCTACCTCTGGTACCAGTTTTGCAAACTTGGGCTGTGGATCGATCTCTGTCACCCACAGTCCCAGGCATTGGGCCTAATCTTCCAGACTTCAGGTGTGAGGATCAGGGTAGACCACAGTGTCGTGAACATTTATTTGCCAATAAAGATCCTCATTTTCGTGAAGCACAGTTTGTGGTTTCAGGTCAGCTCTTACCACAAGAGCATATGTTTACAGTACCTGCTGCACTGCGGAATCACGAGTCTAGATTCTTGGCAAAAGAACTGCGTTGTGAGTTTGGCTTCGAGACTTCAGAACATTTGCAGCTGCAGGAAGTTAGTTACATGATAGTGAAACGATCACAGCACGGACACACAAAAAACAACTTGGATCGAGACCAGGAAAACAGGTACTTCACTTCGGACCATCGACACAATCGTGAAATAGGATACAGTGAGCCAGAACCCCTTCAGCTCCATCAGTCAAGATATATGGATTTGGATCGGCTGTCACCTCGAGATGAGAGAGATACGGTTTGGGATCGGCTGTCATCTCGAGACAAGATACCTACAGTGTGGGATCGTCTATCACCTCAGGGTAAGAAGTATATGGCGTCCGATGGGCTGTCACCTCAGGGTAAGAGGTATAAAGCTTCCAGTTGGGTATCACCTCGAGGTAATAGGTGTGAAACTTCCAGTCGAGTGTCACCTCAAGGTAAGAGGTATAATGCTTCAGATTCACTGTCATCCCGAGATAAGAGGTGTAAATATTCCAATTGGCTGTCATCTCACGATGAAAGGCACATGCCTTCGGACCGGCTCTCACCTCGAGATGGAAAGTACACACCTTTAGACCATATGTCACACCGAAATGGGAGGCACATGGTTTCAGAGCAGCGATCGCCCCGAGACGGGAGGTACGCGGCTTCGGATCGGCTGTTGCCTCGAGGTGGGAGGGACGTGGCTTCGGATCGACATTTGCCTCGGGATGGGAGGGACGTGGCTTCGGATCGACATTTGCCTCGGGATGGGAGGGACGTGGCTTCGGATCGACATTTGCCTCAGGATGGGAGGGATGTGGCTTCCGATCGACATTTGCCTCGGGATGGGAGGGATGTGGCTTCCGATCGACATTTGCCTCGGGATGGGAGGGATGTGGCTTCCGATCGACATTTGCCTCGGGATGGGAGGGATGTGGCTTCCGATCGGCTGTCACCTCGGGACAGGAGGTACGCGGCTTCGGATCGGCTGTCGACGCGGGATTCGAGGTATGCGGCTTCAGATCAGCTGTCGTCCTGGGATGGGAGGTATGCGGATTTGGATCGGCTGTCACCCCAGGAGTCGAGGTACACAGCTTCAGATCGACTGTCGCCCCGGGATTCGAGGTACGCGGCTTCAGATCGGCTGTCGCCCCGGGATTCGAGGTACGCGGCTTCAGATCGGCTGTCGCCCCGGGATTCGAGGTACGCGGCTTCAGATCGGCTGTCGCCCCGGGGTTCGAGGTACGCGCCTTCGGATCGGCTGTCGCCCCAGGATGCGAGGTACGCGGCTTCAGATCGGCTGTCTCCCCGGGATTCGAGGTACGCGGCTTCAGATCGGCTGTCGCCCCGGGGTTCGAGGTACACGGCTTCGGATCGGCTGTCGCCCCAGGATGCGAGGTACGCGGCTTCAGATCGGCTGTCTCCCCGGGATGCGAGGTACGCGGCTTCAGATCGGCTGTCTCCCCGGGATGCGAGGTACGCGGCTTCAGATCGGCTGTCGCCCCGGGATTCGAGGTACGCGGCTTCAGATCGGCTGTCGCCCCGGGGTTCGAGGTACGCGGCTTCAGATCGGCTGTCGCCCCGGGGTTCGAGGTACGCGCCTTCGGATCGGCTGTCGCCCCAGGATGCGAGGTACGCGGCTTCAGATCGGCTGTCTCCCCGGGATTCGAGGTACGCGGCTTCAGATCGGCTGTCTCCCCGGGATTCGAGGTACGCGGCTTCAGATCGGCTGTCGCCCCGGGATTCGAGGTACGCGGCTTCAGATCGGCTGTCGCCCCGGGGTTCGAGGTACACGGCTTCGGATCGGCTGTCGCCCCGGGATGCGAGGTACGCGGCTTCAGATCGGCTGTCGCCCCGGGATTCGAGGTACGCGGCTTCGGATCGGCTGTCGCCCCGGGGTTCGAGGTACGCGGCTTCGGATCGGCTGTCGCCCCAGGATGCGAGGTACGCGGCTTCGGATCGGCTGTCGCCCCAGGATTCGAGGTACGCGGCTTCGGATCGGCTGTCCCGGGATTTGAGGTACATGGCTTCGGATCGGCTGTCGCCCCTGGTTTCGAGGTATGAGGGTTATGATCAACAGTCACTTCGAGATAAAAGTTACACGACTTCTGATTGGTCTTCGTCTTGTGATCCTAGGCACAAAGTTTCAGAGCAGCCACCATCTCGTGATTGGTACCTCCCTTCAAATCAGTCACTGTCTTCTAGTTCTGGGTACATTACTCCAATCCAGGAGAAATCCCCAAATTCGAAGTGGAGAGGCTCAGTTCAACAATCCTCCAGTGATTCCAATTCTGTAGGTCCGCATGAGTCACTGTTCCAGGAATCCACATTCCGAGACAGAAATCAGGTGCAGTACAATGAAGGTAGATTTGTGGAATCTAGACTGAGAATGTCAGCTTACCCACTACGCAGGGAATTTGATGATACAGTTTCTCACACGCTACGTTCACAGGAAAACAGATTTTAAAGTTCAGATGTCCTGTTCCAGCAATCTGTCATATTATAAATTCTTTTCTCTTGAGATCTTTGGGGCTAACTGGTAGACATTCAGTGATACAAGCACTTACTGTTGGAGGTGAATTTGTATCAAAAATGTAACATTCCAGTTTGTGGAGAGTTTAACCAGTATTGCATAAATCATTGTAACATTTAGTTACCCTTCTATATTTAGGGCAGGACAACATTTATAACTCTTTCAGCTCTACATCTGCCTATAATTCACAACATTGTTTGGAATTAAACTTTGAAGTGAGTTTGAAAGGCTTCAGGTTTAAATTCTGTTAAAAGGAGTGCCTCTGCTATTCGTAGCAGGCCTGTCCATTTGCAAGTTCTTTAAACAGGTTTGAAGTGTGTTTTGTTTCATTTGTCTGTCAGAAATGTTTCTGATTTTGTGACTAATTTTGTATGCTGTATGTTatataaagaaaggaaaaagttgGAACTACTTCAAATGTTTTTGTACACATCTAGTGATGTCCTATTATTTATGCCAGAGTGAATGTTTAAATGTGAGTTTGGTGTGCAGGGAATTTGGTAAACCAAATAACTAAAAAATgcacttatttgtgtgtgtgtgtgtgtgtgtgtgtgtcctgtttcatttcagcagttgtTATTCAAAATAAGtactttgaaactggaacttttttttttcccccagaatATAATTTTGTATAAATTTGTAGAACTTGAAATAAAATACTTGATCAATGTGTGTGTTTCCTTAATCATGGAGTACTGCTTCGGAGGAATTGAAGAGATCAGTGGAAGAAATTGCTAGCTAAGCCACAAGTGAATTTAACAGTGTATGATGCAGTTAGAAGCACGGCAGGAGGATCAATGCAATCCTCACTAAATTGAGAATTAAGCATTTTCTTCTGCCGACACCTTCAATTGTCAAGGATAAGTCACAACTTTCTATTTATTCAAAAGATTTACTCTtttcaacaaatacattttttgggTAGTTGCACTGTCATGGAGCACTGGTATGGTTAATAAACAGGCACTGCTTATGTTGTGACTGTAATCGGAGTAGTCTTCTCTGACAGTAATATAACTGCGAAACTGATCTGTGACCACGTGAGGCTCAATATAGTGTCACCCATTGAAGCACATGAAGAAGAAAATGGTCAAAATAACACGGGCTAGTACGGGTGGTGtcgcctgacccatctcgtcgtgttctgtggcattctgtgaaccattctgtacACCCCCATTGCACTGCCAAAACATTTTGTCCCACATAaggagcaatttcccggatggaggCATCATCTCTCATACCAATAATACgcactctttcaaactcactgatgtgacAGTACGGTTCGCGTATACATATATGAAGCATTCTGTATGTCTACTCAAGTCACAGTACtgcattaccttcagtttatagcaaCAATGAGAGCAGCAGGTGCATTTTATCGGTAGATGGTATTGCACCGTGATATCAGTGTTAACCTGAATCCtgtgggccgacatggttcaaatgctattcatttctgcagaacatactattgtacatgtcctttgaatatgaacgtcctgtttCTAGGCATtgaagattctctctctctctctctctctctctctctctctgtgtgtgtgtgtgtgtgtgtgtgtgtgtgtgtgtgtgtgtgtgtgtctactgtgacttaccaaatgggaaagtgctggtagatagacacaataaaaaacagaaacacacacacaaaaatttcaagctttcacaacctgaggttgcttcatcaggaaagagggaaggcgagggaaagatgaaaggatgtgggttttaagggagagggtaaggagtcattccaatcccgggagcggaaagacttaccttggggggggggaaaggacaggtacacactcgcgcgcgcacacacgcacgtaTCCATCTGCTcacatacagacacaggcagacatgtgtaaatgcaaagaggttgggcagagatatcagtcgaggcggaagtacagatgcaaagatgttattgaatgacaggtgatgtacgaggtgtggcaacttgaaattagcggaggttgaggcctggtgggtaatgggaagagagaatatattgaagggcaagttcccatctctggagttctgataggttggtgtcagtgggaagtatccagataacccggacggtgtaacactgtgccaagatgtgctggccgtgcaccgaggcatgtttagccacaggatgatcctcattaccaacaaacactgtctgcctgtgtccattcatgcgaatggacagtttgttgctggttattcccacatagacggcttcacagtgtaggcaggtcagttggtaaatcacgtgggtgctttcacacgtggctctgcctttgatcgtgtacaccttccgggttacaggactggagtaggtggtggtgggagggtgcgtgggacaggttttacaccgggggcagttacaagggtaggagccagagggtagggaaggtggtttggggatttcatagagatgaaccgagaggttacgaagattaggtggacggcggaaagacactcttggtggagtggggaggattttgtgaaggatggatctcatttcagggtaggatttgaggaagttgtatccctgctggagagccacattcagagtctggtccagtcccagaaagtatcctgtcacaagtggggcacttttggggttcttctgtgggaggtttgaggggatgaggaagtggctccggttatttgcttctgtaccaggtcgggagggtagttgcgggatgcgaaagctgttttcaggttgttggtgtaatggttcaaggattggggactggagcagattcgtttgccacgaagacctaagctgtagagaagggaccgtttggtatggaatgggtggcagctgtcataatggaggtactgttgcttgttggtgagtttgatgtggacggacgtgtgaagctcgccattggacaggtggaggtcaacgtcgaggaaagtggcgtgggatttggagtaggaccaggtgaatttgatggaaccagaggagttgaggttggagaggaaattctggagttcttcttcactgtgagtccagatcatgaagatgtcatcaataaatctgtaccaaactttgggttggcaggcctgggtaaccaagaaggcttcctctaagcgacccaaaAATAGGTTCGCATACgaggggggccatcctggtaccgatggctgttccctttaattgttggtatgtctggccttcaaaagtgaagaagttgtgagttaggatgaagctggctaaggtaatgaggaaagaaatTTGTACAATTATGAAATGGGACCCACCTGGATAGGCACACACTTtagtatacagggctattacaaatgattgaagcgatttcataaattcactgtagctccattcattgacatatggccacgacacactacagatacgtagaaaaactcaaagatttgttcggctgaagccgcacttcaggtttctgccgccagagcgctcgagagcgcagtgagacaaaatggcgacaggagccgagaaagcttatgtcgtgcttgaaatgcactcacttcagtcagtcataacagtgcaacgacacttcaggacgaagttcaacaaagatccaccaactgctaactccattcggcgatggtatgcgcagtttaaagcttctggatgcctctgtaaggggaaataaaCGGGTCGGCccgcagtgagtgaagaaacggttgaacgcgtgcgggcaagtttcacgcggaagtcgacgaataaagcaagcagggagctaaacgtaccacagccgatggtttggaaaatcttacggaaaaggctaaagcagaagccttaccatttacaattgctacaagccctgacacccgatgacaaagtcaaacgctttgaattttcggcggggttgcaacagctcatggacagctcagtgtgaaacttgttttctgtgatgaagcaacattttttcttaatggtgaagtgaacagacacaatgtgcgaatctgggtggtagagaatcctcacgcattcgtgcagtaaattcgcaattcaccaaaagttaacatgttttgtgcagtctcacggtttaaagcttacggcccctttttcttctgcgaaaaaaacgttacaggacacgtgtatctggacatgctggaaaattggctcatgccacaactggagacagacagcgccgacttcatctttcaacaggatggtgctccaccgcacttccatcttcatgttcggcatttcttaaacaggagattggaaaaccgatggatcggtcgtggtggagatcatgatcagcaattcgtgtcacggcctccacgctctcccgacttaaccccatgcgatttctttctgtggggttatgtgaaagatctagtgtttaaacctcctctaccaagaaacgtgctagaactgcgagctcgcatcaacgatgctttcgaactcattgatggggacatgctgcgccgagtgtgggaggaacttgattatcggcttgatgtctaccgaatcactaaaggggcacatatcgaacatttgtgaatacctaaaaaaactttttgagtttttgtatgtgtgtgcaaagcattgtgaaaatatctcaaataataaagttattgtagagctgtgaaatcgcttcaatcatttgtaataaccctgtagtactTCAGAGATTTGCGGGGATGTGTTAGCCCCAGACAGTATCTGTGCCCAGCGGGTTAATGGTGAAGGCCAGTGATAGTCTGGATGCAGTTTCTAGGTGCTGCCTGAGTCCTGTTTCAATTACGtgattaacaaatgttttgaaaacaTTCTCaccagatgcagacagttgggtacACAAATTCTGTCAGAGGGGTGAAGGAGTGGTCACAGGGaggccaccctctaccactaacattgtgCAATCCAAGCTAACATGCCACCCCCTGTGGACAAACAGTACAAAGGCGAGGAAGCAGAGTCTGAAAATAACAAAATACTAGGTTCtacttgagaaatgaaataaatgagagatgagatagtgaaggcagcaggggataaaataaaataggtaaaaagacaaggcctggtaGAAATCTGTGGATAACACGAGAGATATTGAATTGctgaaaagagaaaatttaaaaatgaagcaggtgaaaggaaataaaaatgtttaaaaaatgagattgacaggaagttcaaaatggctaacggctaggaatggctagaggacacgtGTTCGGACACGGAAGCATATTTCGCTACGGAAAAGGTAGGTACCGTCTACAGGGaagttaaagaggcctttgggaaaAAGAGAAGTAGGTGTAAGAatgtcaggagctcagatggaggagcagttataagcaaagaaggaaaagatgAGATGTGGAAGGAGTGTATGTGGGGTTTGTGcaggggagatgaacttgaaagcagtgTTATAGACAGGGaattggatgtagatgtaaatgagataGGAGGTataatactgcaagaagaatttgatacTGCTCTCcaggatctaagtcgaaacaaggctcctgggGGTAGGTGATACTCCATCAGAattactgattgccttgggagagccagccatgacgaaactctcccatctggtgtgcaaggtgtACGAGGCAGGTGAAATAACCACCGACTTTCAGAATGTagtgattccaattccaaagaaatcaattGCTGACatctgtgaaaattaccaaactatcagtttattactcatggttgcaaaatactaacatgaattctgtacAGAAGTATGGATAAACTGCTCAAGcagacctcaaggaagatcagtttggattctggagaaatgtacgagcacacgaggcaatactggcaCGACGACTTACCTGAGACCTCAGGTtagggaaagacaaacctacgtatgatttgtagacttacagaaagcttttgacaatgttaacaggaatattctcttagaaattctgaaggtagcaggggtaagatacagggagcaaagggctatttacaacttgtacagaaaccagacaacagttataagagtcaagggtgaTGAAAAGGAAGccctggttgagaagggagtgagacagggttgtagcctgtcccaatTTTTTCAGTCTgtccattgaacaagcagtaaaggaaaccaaagaaaaatcaggagtaggaattaaagttcagagaaaagaaataaaagctttgaggtttgctggtgacattgtaattttgtcagacagcaaagaacctggaagagcagttgaactgaatggacagtgtcgaaaggaggatataagatgaacttcaaaaaaggataatggaatgtagtcaaattaaatcagatgatactaagggacttagatgaggaaatgaggcacttaaagtaggagataggttttgctatttgggtagcaaaataactgatgatggccaaagtagagtggatataaaatgtagactggtaatggcaagaaaagcatttgtgaagaTGATGCAGGATGGACTGTTGTTTCTgaggaagagacatttgttaacatgaaatatagatttaagtgtaaggaagtctttctTGAAGATATATGTCTGTAGtatagccttgtatgtaagtgaaatattgatgataaacagtttagagaaaaaggaaatacaagctttcaaaatgtggaacTACAAAAGaacattgaagattagatgggtcagtcacataattaatgaggtactgagtagaactgtTGCAgcaagaaatttgtgatacaacttgactaaaagaagagagttCTGAGAAACCAAGttatcgccagtttagtattggagggaagtgtgggggtaacaagtttagagggagaccaagagatgaatacagtaagcagatacagGACGACGCAGGTTGCCATAGTGactgataaagaagcttgcacagggtggagtagcatggagaactgcatcaaatcagtcttcgtactgaagaccaccaccaccacaacaacaagttGACGAAGATGTAGTTTTAATGAGCACAGGTATTGCCAAAGATCACACAGAATTTTTCAGAAAGGAAAATTTTCTAATTGGAATAACTAAGAAACTAACAGGTTACATAAGTAGCAGTATACATTGTGGGAAACTGAAAAAATGGTGCTGCAAAACTATGGTACTGGATGctggaaataaaattatttatacactactggccattaaaattgctacaccaagaagaaatgcagatgataaacgggtattcattggacaaatatattatactagaactaaaatgtgattacattttcacgcaatttgcgcacgtagatcctgagaaatcagtacccagaataaccacctctggctgtaataacagccttgatacgcctgagcattgagtcatacagagcttggatggcgtgtacaggtacagctgcccatgcagcttcaacacgataccacagttcgagagtagtgactggcgtattgtgatgagccagttgctcggccatcattgaccggacgttttcaattggtgagagatctggagaatgtgctggccagggcagcagtcgaacattttctgtatcgagaaaggcccgtacaggacctgcaacatgccgtcgtggattatcctgctgaagtgtagggtttcgcagggatcgaacgaagggtagagccacaggtcgtaacacatctgaaatgtaacgtccactgtccaaagtgccgtcaatacgaacaagaggtgaccgagacgtgtaaccaatggcaccccataccatcacgccggatgataagccagtatggcgatgacgaatacacgcttccagtgtgcgttcaccgcgatgtcgcccaacacggatgtgaccatcatgatgctgtaaacagaacctggattcatccgaaaaaatgacgttttgccattcgtgcacccaggttcggcgtcgAGTACACCATAACAGGCGCTCCTCtctctgatgcagcgtctagggtaaccgcagccacggtctccgagctgatagtcggtgCTGTTACAAATGTCGTCagactgttcgtccagatggttgttgtcttgcaaacgtcgccatctgttgactcagggatcgatccgttacaaccatgccgataagatgcctgtcatctcgactgctagtgatacgaggccgttaggatccagcacggc
This sequence is a window from Schistocerca nitens isolate TAMUIC-IGC-003100 chromosome 11, iqSchNite1.1, whole genome shotgun sequence. Protein-coding genes within it:
- the LOC126213483 gene encoding uncharacterized protein LOC126213483 isoform X22 encodes the protein MCGDLLGEREMSGIVKEVMDKLREAENSVGVEDGNGKTEQKMEKECGESGKFGAVVELETDGKEADVGREKLKKERWSRAQKLQRKIMQVEAALKLEIAKVEQKKQKLEGIALRCETSNGEGDRKDTFVAEEQLKKMRLSGAQRRKMKKMMARAAGERVLTKSEQKKRKLEEVTPNYEIGNGEAKKVTSTVQNEAPVLSVPPVYTDRQLRRFQCKLKAKKFKTNTDGGKAPVLSVPLVSTKKRVKRLKRKLKSGKPHDTTKTSTKFVSGGIIGGNTNASATEEVTGGNAYVPVTEQVNKRRKNVLSRTAAAGGTKQHVTAGQKRKRKRQKQRDITKTFIKFLSGGFTGGNDNAPVTEKVDEYSTGVSDREAQGEEETAGSMRLAVVPVGFPDVKMTEEQAEMVWAALTNMIDPSESEELVQFSAMQYENGGLAITCTDRATKVWLRKTVPKLVPWIGACLTVGQADLTLKGTKFILSLPKAMKGRSDEEVLDLFQKQNKGISTTKWKVCSRLTEADERERLTLWVDEKSFQDLKARDFKLFLDLSIVYLLQWSQWENLPADSRVRVWHDLQPVVQNLPLAQTRYKPLRPVETELLSQNFPLPLVPVLQTWAVDRSLSPTVPGIGPNLPDFRCEDQGRPQCREHLFANKDPHFREAQFVVSGQLLPQEHMFTVPAALRNHESRFLAKELRCEFGFETSEHLQLQEVSYMIVKRSQHGHTKNNLDRDQENRYFTSDHRHNREIGYSEPEPLQLHQSRYMDLDRLSPRDERDTVWDRLSSRDKIPTVWDRLSPQGKKYMASDGLSPQGKRYKASSWVSPRGNRCETSSRVSPQGKRYNASDSLSSRDKRCKYSNWLSSHDERHMPSDRLSPRDGKYTPLDHMSHRNGRHMVSEQRSPRDGRYAASDRLLPRGGRDVASDRHLPRDGRDVASDRHLPRDGRDVASDRLSPRDRRYAASDRLSTRDSRYAASDQLSSWDGRYADLDRLSPQESRYTASDRLSPRDSRYAASDRLSPRDSRYAASDRLSPRDSRYAASDRLSPRGSRYAASDRLSPRGSRYAASDRLSPRGSRYAASDRLSPRDSRYAASDRLSPRDSRYAASDRLSPRDSRYAASDRLSPRGSRYTASDRLSPRDARYAASDRLSPRDSRYAASDRLSPRGSRYAASDRLSPQDARYAASDRLSPQDSRYAASDRLSRDLRYMASDRLSPLVSRYEGYDQQSLRDKSYTTSDWSSSCDPRHKVSEQPPSRDWYLPSNQSLSSSSGYITPIQEKSPNSKWRGSVQQSSSDSNSVGPHESLFQESTFRDRNQVQYNEGRFVESRLRMSAYPLRREFDDTVSHTLRSQENRF
- the LOC126213483 gene encoding uncharacterized protein LOC126213483 isoform X43 — translated: MCGDLLGEREMSGIVKEVMDKLREAENSVGVEDGNGKTEQKMEKECGESGKFGAVVELETDGKEADVGREKLKKERWSRAQKLQRKIMQVEAALKLEIAKVEQKKQKLEGIALRCETSNGEGDRKDTFVAEEQLKKMRLSGAQRRKMKKMMARAAGERVLTKSEQKKRKLEEVTPNYEIGNGEAKKVTSTVQNEAPVLSVPPVYTDRQLRRFQCKLKAKKFKTNTDGGKAPVLSVPLVSTKKRVKRLKRKLKSGKPHDTTKTSTKFVSGGIIGGNTNASATEEVTGGNAYVPVTEQVNKRRKNVLSRTAAAGGTKQHVTAGQKRKRKRQKQRDITKTFIKFLSGGFTGGNDNAPVTEKVDEYSTGVSDREAQGEEETAGSMRLAVVPVGFPDVKMTEEQAEMVWAALTNMIDPSESEELVQFSAMQYENGGLAITCTDRATKVWLRKTVPKLVPWIGACLTVGQADLTLKGTKFILSLPKAMKGRSDEEVLDLFQKQNKGISTTKWKVCSRLTEADERERLTLWVDEKSFQDLKARDFKLFLDLSIVYLLQWSQWENLPADSRVRVWHDLQPVVQNLPLAQTRYKPLRPVETELLSQNFPLPLVPVLQTWAVDRSLSPTVPGIGPNLPDFRCEDQGRPQCREHLFANKDPHFREAQFVVSGQLLPQEHMFTVPAALRNHESRFLAKELRCEFGFETSEHLQLQEVSYMIVKRSQHGHTKNNLDRDQENRYFTSDHRHNREIGYSEPEPLQLHQSRYMDLDRLSPRDERDTVWDRLSSRDKIPTVWDRLSPQGKKYMASDGLSPQGKRYKASSWVSPRGNRCETSSRVSPQGKRYNASDSLSSRDKRCKYSNWLSSHDERHMPSDRLSPRDGKYTPLDHMSHRNGRHMVSEQRSPRDGRYAASDRLLPRGGRDVASDRHLPRDGRDVASDRHLPRDGRDVASDRLSPRDRRYAASDRLSTRDSRYAASDQLSSWDGRYADLDRLSPQESRYTASDRLSPRDSRYAASDRLSPRDSRYAASDRLSPRDSRYTASDRLSPQDARYAASDRLSPRGSRYAASDRLSPRGSRYTASDRLSPRDARYAASDRLSPRDSRYAASDRLSPRGSRYAASDRLSPQDARYAASDRLSPQDSRYAASDRLSRDLRYMASDRLSPLVSRYEGYDQQSLRDKSYTTSDWSSSCDPRHKVSEQPPSRDWYLPSNQSLSSSSGYITPIQEKSPNSKWRGSVQQSSSDSNSVGPHESLFQESTFRDRNQVQYNEGRFVESRLRMSAYPLRREFDDTVSHTLRSQENRF
- the LOC126213483 gene encoding uncharacterized protein LOC126213483 isoform X11, whose protein sequence is MCGDLLGEREMSGIVKEVMDKLREAENSVGVEDGNGKTEQKMEKECGESGKFGAVVELETDGKEADVGREKLKKERWSRAQKLQRKIMQVEAALKLEIAKVEQKKQKLEGIALRCETSNGEGDRKDTFVAEEQLKKMRLSGAQRRKMKKMMARAAGERVLTKSEQKKRKLEEVTPNYEIGNGEAKKVTSTVQNEAPVLSVPPVYTDRQLRRFQCKLKAKKFKTNTDGGKAPVLSVPLVSTKKRVKRLKRKLKSGKPHDTTKTSTKFVSGGIIGGNTNASATEEVTGGNAYVPVTEQVNKRRKNVLSRTAAAGGTKQHVTAGQKRKRKRQKQRDITKTFIKFLSGGFTGGNDNAPVTEKVDEYSTGVSDREAQGEEETAGSMRLAVVPVGFPDVKMTEEQAEMVWAALTNMIDPSESEELVQFSAMQYENGGLAITCTDRATKVWLRKTVPKLVPWIGACLTVGQADLTLKGTKFILSLPKAMKGRSDEEVLDLFQKQNKGISTTKWKVCSRLTEADERERLTLWVDEKSFQDLKARDFKLFLDLSIVYLLQWSQWENLPADSRVRVWHDLQPVVQNLPLAQTRYKPLRPVETELLSQNFPLPLVPVLQTWAVDRSLSPTVPGIGPNLPDFRCEDQGRPQCREHLFANKDPHFREAQFVVSGQLLPQEHMFTVPAALRNHESRFLAKELRCEFGFETSEHLQLQEVSYMIVKRSQHGHTKNNLDRDQENRYFTSDHRHNREIGYSEPEPLQLHQSRYMDLDRLSPRDERDTVWDRLSSRDKIPTVWDRLSPQGKKYMASDGLSPQGKRYKASSWVSPRGNRCETSSRVSPQGKRYNASDSLSSRDKRCKYSNWLSSHDERHMPSDRLSPRDGKYTPLDHMSHRNGRHMVSEQRSPRDGRYAASDRLLPRGGRDVASDRHLPRDGRDVASDRHLPRDGRDVASDRLSPRDRRYAASDRLSTRDSRYAASDQLSSWDGRYADLDRLSPQESRYTASDRLSPRDSRYAASDRLSPRDSRYAASDRLSPRDSRYAPSDRLSPQDARYAASDRLSPRGSRYAASDRLSPRGSRYAASDRLSPRGSRYAPSDRLSPQDARYAASDRLSPRDSRYAASDRLSPRDSRYAASDRLSPRDSRYAASDRLSPRGSRYTASDRLSPRDARYAASDRLSPRDSRYAASDRLSPRGSRYAASDRLSPQDARYAASDRLSPQDSRYAASDRLSRDLRYMASDRLSPLVSRYEGYDQQSLRDKSYTTSDWSSSCDPRHKVSEQPPSRDWYLPSNQSLSSSSGYITPIQEKSPNSKWRGSVQQSSSDSNSVGPHESLFQESTFRDRNQVQYNEGRFVESRLRMSAYPLRREFDDTVSHTLRSQENRF